GAGGGCACATTTTTCCTTTAGTTTCCATAGTCAGAAAAATAAGGGAAAAATTAGGAGATGAAGCGGAATTTCTCTATGTCGGTTCTGGCGTTGCGATAGAGAAGGAGGTTATGAAGGAAGAAGGAATTCGGGCGAAATATATTTTGGCGGGAAAAGCCAGGAGATATTTTTCCTTGATGAATTTTGTGGATTTTTTCAAAACTCCCATAGGTTTTTTTCAATCTCTCTGGATTTTGCTTTCATTTATGCCCGATGTGGTTTTTTCTAAAGGCGGATATGTTTCTGTCCCAGTTGTTATGGCTGCTTGGATATATAGAATCCCGATAATTATTCACGAGTCGGATGCTGTTCCTGGAACTGCCAATAGGATATTGGAGAAATTTTCAAACAAAGTTGCTATTGCCTATCCAACCACTCAAAATTATTTTGAGGCTTCGAAAACAGCCTTAGTTGGAAATCCGGTGAGAGAGGGGATTAATAGCGGAAACAAGGAAGAAGCGAGAAAATTTTTTAATTTTACCGAGTCAAAACCTGTGATATTAGTTTTGGGAGGAAGCCAGGGTTCAGAAATTATCAACGAATCGGTTATCAGGATTCTTCCGAGAATTCTTCAACATGCCCAGATAATCCATCAAACCGGTGAAAAAAATTATGAAAAAGTTGTTCATGGCGCAGGGGAGCAAGGGATAAAAGCCGGAAGAGAAGGATACTTCCCCGTCCCTTTTATGGATTTTGAAACAATAAAGCAGGCATATGCTTTGGCTGACATGGTAATCAGCCGGGCAGGAGCCAATATTATTGCGGAAATAGCGGCCAATGCCAAGCCGAATATTCTTATTCCGCTTGAACATTCTGCGCAGGATCACCAAAGAATGAATGCCTATGAAATTGCCAAAGCCGGAGGAACTTTGGTTTTGGAAGAATCCAATCTGGGAGAAAATATTTTCTTCGAAAAAATAGAAAAGATACTTTTCGATGAAGAACTCAAAAAAAATATGTCCCACAATATAAGTGCGTTCTATCATCCCAACGCAGCGGAATATCTAGCGGACGGGCTGATTGAGTTGGGAAGGAAATAACAAAAACCATTTTCCTGACGTCAGTAAAATGGTCAATATCGGTTCGAATATAGTAAGAAGAATAAAATAAATTTAACAGAATGTCGGTTCAGGTCTCCGACCTGAACCGAAAAGGTTCTCAAAAACGATGCCATCTGTCAGAATTAAAAAAGAATTAAATTCGTCGATATATTTTCTGACAATAACAGTTAAAAATTGGTATTATGTTCTAGATAGGTATGATCGTTGGGATATTTTGGCCAATTCATTAAAATTTTTTCAAAACAAAAAAGGTTTAAAGATATTCGGTTTTGTTTTCATGACTAATCATATTCATCTTTTGATTTTCTCCGATGATGTTTCCGGTTTCGTTAGAGATTTCAAAAAATTTACTGCCAGAGAAATTCTTGCTAATATTCAGAAAACTGAGCCAAGCATTTTAAAATTGTTTTTGAGTGAAGATGGCAATCATTTTTGGAGCAAGACTAATATGCCGGAGCTGATTGAATCTGAAAAATTCTTTGCCCAAAAATTGAATTATATTCATAATAATCCGGTCAAGAGAAACTACGTTGAGATTCCTGAGAATTGGCATTGGTCGTCGGCTAATCCTAATAGCGGGATAAAAATTGAAAGCGTATATGAATACGAATAAGAACTATGCGGTTCAAGTCAGAGACTTGAACCGACAAGTAGATCCGGTAAGATTGTATTCAATGGAAAATCAAGAACTGGTCGATGGCTATTGGGTGATAATTAGGTGATGGAGATGGAATAGTGGCTAAAATAGAGAATTTTTTGTCAAGTCTTTAGTGTGATAATTGGGTGGTAAATTAGATATAAAATAATATGCTGGAAAAATTTGATTTTTCAAAAAAAGAAAAACCGCCGCAAAGAGAAGTCTTTAATGAAGATATGACTTCTGAGCCAAAAGAAACTGCCGAAGAAAGAGAGCGTCTTTTTGCTGAAAAATTCATAGAGGAAAACGAAAAACAGCATATACCTGAGTGGGAGGATTTTCTTAAAAAAGTAGATTTTCCGTTATTGAAAAATATTTTTTCGAAACTTTTGAAACAATGCGGTATTCCGGAAGAAAAAATGAATTTTATCGTTCCAGAAAAGATTTTTTCGCGAGAATGGGAAATTGGGGCGGGAACATATTGGCCAGAGTTTAACGTTATTACTTTATCCAAAGTTATAGAGGATAAAGGCTATAACCCTGAAATAAAGAGATTGAGAGCTCTTATTCATGAAGAAATTCACGCAATGAGCAAAAGTATCTGCATAGGATGGTCTCCCGAAAAAGGAACTTTTAAGAATCAACAAACCGGATTTTTTCGTAGCATTTACAAAGATGCAAAAATTCAAAGTCCTGTCTATAACGACCCCCAAAAAGGAGGCACTTCCTGTGAATTTTTTGCAGTATTTAATGAGGCAGTTACTGAAAAAATAACCGGAGAACTGACAAAAGAGTATCTGACTCAGTCAAACTGGCCGCGAAATGAAATCGAAGATTATGAAAAGGAAATTAAAGAACATCGACATTACACTTATGGTAATATAGTTCCATTGATTAATACAATAATAATAAAAATGTCACTTCGTTTGAAAATACCGAGAGAAACTATCTGGAATGCAATAAAAAGATCGTATGTCGAAGGGGAAAAATTTGAAGACCAGAAGATCATCGGATTGTTCGAGGAAACATTTGGCAAAGGGTTTTTAGATGACTTTTCTGATTTGCTATCTCCAATTTTTGCAGGATCAGAGGATATGATTAAAGAATTTAAGGAAAAATATAGTTTAGGCTTTTTATCGAGAAGAGAGTGCATTGAGGCAGGCCTCTATGACAAAGATTTTCAATCTATTTATGACAAATAATATGAACCTTAACCAAATTAAAAAAGCTTATTTTATCGGAATTAAGGGGGCAGGAATGACAGCGGTGGCTGAGATTTTGAAGGCGCGCGGAATTGAAATTTCCGGATCGGATACGAAGGAAAAATTTTTCACCGATGAAATTTTAAAGAGGAATAATATAAAATATTTTGAGGAGTTTAAAGCCGGAAATATTCCGGAAGATGTTGATTTGATAATTTATTCCACCGCTTATAGCGAAAACAATAACACGGAAATGTTGGAAGCCAGAAAGAGGGGACTCAATATGCTGAGTTATCCGGAAGTTTTGGGTTTGTTATTCAAAGAAAAATTGGGAATTGCGGTTTGCGGAACGCACGGAAAAACAACCACCACGGCGATTTTAGCATCTTGCCTCAAGGAAGCTGGAACCGATCCGACAGCTATTGTCGGGAGCAAAGCGATAGATTGGGATAGCAGTTCATTGAATGGAAAAGGAAATTTTTTTGTGGCGGAAGCGGATGAATATCAGAATAAATTGAAATATTACAATCCCTGGGCAGTAGTGCTCACTAGCGTAGACTGGGACCATCCGGATTTTTTTCCGACTTTTGAAGAATACAAAAAAGCTTTTCGCGATTTTGTGGAGAAAATTCCCAAACACGGATTCTTGGTAGTTTGCGGAGATGACGCGGATGCAATTGAGGCGGCAAAAAACGCTAGTTGCCAAGTTATCACTTATGGATTCGCTGATGGATGCGATTACAGGATAGAGGATTTGTCTTCAAAAAATTGGTCAGAAGAAGGTGAATTGGTCAAAACTTTTAAATTTTTTTATAAAGAAGAGTTTCTGGAAGATTTTGGAACTAAAATAATCGGGAGGCATAATATGCAAAATGCCGCGGCGGCGATTGCTGTTTGCCACAAATTAAAATTGGATCTGGAAAAAGTGAAAAATGCGATTTTAAATTTCCATGGCACCTCCAGAAGATTTGAAAAAATCGGCGAAAGAGGCGGCGCGATTTTGATCGATGATTATGCCCATCACCCGGAAGAAATAAAAGCCACTCTCAAAGCGGCCAGAGAAAAATATTATCGGAAAAACATCTGGACAGTTTTCCATCCGCATACCTTTACCCGGACTAAAGCTCTTTTCCATGAGTTTGCGCAAAGTTTTGACAATACGGACAAAGTTATTGTGATTGATATTTATGGAAGCGCGAGGGAAGAGCAAGGAGGAGTGTCTTCAAAAGATTTAGTTGATTTAATAAACAGATACAATCCTGGAAAAGCGGAATATGTTCCGACTATTCCGGAAGTGGTTGAATTTTTGAAAAATAAAATTTCCGGAAAAGACCTGGTAATTTCTATGGGTGCGGGAAATG
The sequence above is a segment of the Parcubacteria group bacterium genome. Coding sequences within it:
- the murC gene encoding UDP-N-acetylmuramate--L-alanine ligase; amino-acid sequence: MNLNQIKKAYFIGIKGAGMTAVAEILKARGIEISGSDTKEKFFTDEILKRNNIKYFEEFKAGNIPEDVDLIIYSTAYSENNNTEMLEARKRGLNMLSYPEVLGLLFKEKLGIAVCGTHGKTTTTAILASCLKEAGTDPTAIVGSKAIDWDSSSLNGKGNFFVAEADEYQNKLKYYNPWAVVLTSVDWDHPDFFPTFEEYKKAFRDFVEKIPKHGFLVVCGDDADAIEAAKNASCQVITYGFADGCDYRIEDLSSKNWSEEGELVKTFKFFYKEEFLEDFGTKIIGRHNMQNAAAAIAVCHKLKLDLEKVKNAILNFHGTSRRFEKIGERGGAILIDDYAHHPEEIKATLKAAREKYYRKNIWTVFHPHTFTRTKALFHEFAQSFDNTDKVIVIDIYGSAREEQGGVSSKDLVDLINRYNPGKAEYVPTIPEVVEFLKNKISGKDLVISMGAGNVWEVTKELAE
- the murG gene encoding undecaprenyldiphospho-muramoylpentapeptide beta-N-acetylglucosaminyltransferase codes for the protein MRILLTGGGTGGHIFPLVSIVRKIREKLGDEAEFLYVGSGVAIEKEVMKEEGIRAKYILAGKARRYFSLMNFVDFFKTPIGFFQSLWILLSFMPDVVFSKGGYVSVPVVMAAWIYRIPIIIHESDAVPGTANRILEKFSNKVAIAYPTTQNYFEASKTALVGNPVREGINSGNKEEARKFFNFTESKPVILVLGGSQGSEIINESVIRILPRILQHAQIIHQTGEKNYEKVVHGAGEQGIKAGREGYFPVPFMDFETIKQAYALADMVISRAGANIIAEIAANAKPNILIPLEHSAQDHQRMNAYEIAKAGGTLVLEESNLGENIFFEKIEKILFDEELKKNMSHNISAFYHPNAAEYLADGLIELGRK
- a CDS encoding transposase, translating into MPSVRIKKELNSSIYFLTITVKNWYYVLDRYDRWDILANSLKFFQNKKGLKIFGFVFMTNHIHLLIFSDDVSGFVRDFKKFTAREILANIQKTEPSILKLFLSEDGNHFWSKTNMPELIESEKFFAQKLNYIHNNPVKRNYVEIPENWHWSSANPNSGIKIESVYEYE